CACCGCCGCTACCAATGCTAAACCAATGCCCGTATTACCACTTGTGGGTTCAATGATCACACTGTCTTTATGAAGGATTCCTTTCTGCTCTGCATCTTCGATCATAGCCAAGGCTATCCGATCCTTGATACTTGCACCCGGATTATTTTTTTCAAGCTTGATCCATACTTCATGCTGATCACCAAAAAGCTTATTCAGTCTGACATGTGGTGTATTCCCGATCGTCGCTAAAATATTGTTTACTTTCATCTGTTTATATTTTTAAATCACAAAATTTAAAGGTTCAGGAAATGGGTCTTTGTCTTTGATGCGTATTTCACTTTTATGATAGACCACTGAATTGGGGGGAACACTATGTGTTAACCAGATATTTCCACCAATGATACTCCCGCTGCCGATGATCGTTTCTCCGCCTAAAATAGTAGCACCGGAATAAATGATCACATCATCTTCAATGGTCGGATGTCTCTTCATACTAGCAAGCTCTTTAGAAACATTCAACGCTCCCAATGTTACCCCTTGATAGATCTTTACTCTTTCACCGATCACAGCTGTTTCGCCAATAACGATCCCGGTTCCATGATCGATCGCAAATGCAGCACCAATGGTAGCACCTGGATGAATATCGATTCCCGTTTTACTATGTGCATATTCGGAAAGCAGCCTTGGTAAGGTTTTAATGCCTTGTATATACAGCTGATGTGATAATCGATATACAGCAGTAGCATAAAATCCCGGGTAAGCAATCAATACCTCTTCTATCGATTGTGCGGCCGGGTCAAAACGTAATACGGTATCTGCGTCTATGAGTAATGCTTGATAAATAGCAGGTAAAGCCTCAAAGAATGTTTCTGTATGCTTTTTTACTGACGATTCCTCTTTCAATAATTCAAAGAGTATGACTGAAAAAGTATGTTTCAAATCCTGATACGCATCTGCTAATTTCTTTTCAGAATCAAATTCCCGCTGATAAGATCCAAACAAAAAATTGAATAAGTCATTTGTAAAATTTTCTGACAAGACTTTGTCAGGAAAATAATTCAATGCCTTTCTATTACGCTTAAACAAATTTTGTATGAATTGTTCTTCTGTCATATTACTAAATCAGGAAAGAAAGTCTTATGGTTATGAATCATGTTCATATCGTCTATATCTTATTCTTTATACCATCAAAAAAGGCACTTCCGATGCTCAGTCAGATGTGCCTTATATATCTACAGTTGCTGTATATAATATAATCTGACTCATCTCTCCCGATCTCGATCGGGATGGATTTGGCACCTTTCCTGATAAAAATGGATGGTTGCCAAGGCTTCATAGGGCCAATTCCCTCTGCCTTTCTGGATAAGTAACGTATATGCTATACAAATATAAAGGCAATTTCATATTCCCTACAAAATAAGTAGACTTTTTATAAAAGAATTGGCAATCCTTTCCTTATGACCGTTAGTTTTTTTCTTGGTCACACTATAGAACCATTATTTTGCAGCATGACCAATATAAATGATGTTCAATTAGAACAAGTGATCATTCACAAAGTCGGAAATCCGACACGTGGTGAAGAACTGAAACTGTCAGCCAATGCCCTCACTTTGAATGACGAGATTGTAAGAGGTATGCTGACCAAGTATTTTTTGTCGCCTTTCAATGAACATGAGCAATACCAGTTCACTCATTTAAGCAGTTTAGAACTGAATGAAGTATATCAATATATCACCGGCATCTTTGAAGATCCTAAAAGCTTTGTATCTCAGTCTGCCTTACTCGCTTCTTTTCTATATAATAAAAGCACTCATGCCAGGGTAAAAGAAGGTGAATTATATGTTGCCCGCTTTGGTCAGGTTCCGTTTGGAACAGAATACATTGATGCCATTGGTTTATTCAAAAGTGAAACAAAAGAAACTTTTTTAAAAGTGTTTCCACATGGACAAAGCTGGGAAGTGATCGCAGAAGATGGTGTTAATATCAATAAGCTGGACAAGGGCTGTCTGATCTTTAAAAAGAATAAAGAAGAAGGTTATGTGGTTTGTGTGGTAGATAATACCAATAAACAGGATACACAATATTGGGTCAATGACTTTTTAC
Above is a genomic segment from Sediminibacterium sp. KACHI17 containing:
- a CDS encoding serine O-acetyltransferase, yielding MTEEQFIQNLFKRNRKALNYFPDKVLSENFTNDLFNFLFGSYQREFDSEKKLADAYQDLKHTFSVILFELLKEESSVKKHTETFFEALPAIYQALLIDADTVLRFDPAAQSIEEVLIAYPGFYATAVYRLSHQLYIQGIKTLPRLLSEYAHSKTGIDIHPGATIGAAFAIDHGTGIVIGETAVIGERVKIYQGVTLGALNVSKELASMKRHPTIEDDVIIYSGATILGGETIIGSGSIIGGNIWLTHSVPPNSVVYHKSEIRIKDKDPFPEPLNFVI
- a CDS encoding nucleoid-associated protein; this translates as MTNINDVQLEQVIIHKVGNPTRGEELKLSANALTLNDEIVRGMLTKYFLSPFNEHEQYQFTHLSSLELNEVYQYITGIFEDPKSFVSQSALLASFLYNKSTHARVKEGELYVARFGQVPFGTEYIDAIGLFKSETKETFLKVFPHGQSWEVIAEDGVNINKLDKGCLIFKKNKEEGYVVCVVDNTNKQDTQYWVNDFLQVIRTSNSYHHTDAALGMCKLFISNELNEKFEVNKADQIDYLNKSIEYFSTKESFDLNEFATEVLHHPEVIDSFTQYKQQYEVARQVNIEDTFDIHLAAVKKQQRVFKSVLKLDKNFHIYIHGRRDLIEKGYDEMSGKHFYKIYFDEEN